The Deinococcus carri region CCGCTGGCAACGCCGACTCCACCTGCCCACCCTCTGAAGGCAGAGGCCGGGCAGCGGGGCGACGTGCGCCGTCGCCCCGCTGCCCATTCAGCTACTGCGCAACGGGTCTTCAAGACCAGCCCGGTGATATCAGCGGAAATGGAGAGAAGGCGGCGAAGAGGGGGCCTGCCTCCGCGTCACACCAGCCACCGGTCTTCGGCGCGGATGCCGTCCAGAACACGCTGGATTACTGACGCACCTTCGTCCTCATTCCAGCGTGAACCGTCCGGATGACGCCACGTGGTTCCGCAGCGGAAAGCCACAGGACGAACGTCGCAGAAGCGGGACACAGTGCCTGGAACGAGCGTGATGCCGATGGCATAAAGGGCACCGGTGTACGGGCCATCGGCCAGAGCCTCACGTGCAAGAGCGCGAGCCTGTTCGTCCTCACTCTCGTCGCAGACATCCTCAAATATCCCATCGGTAACGAGACCGAGCATCTCAACTGGAGGCAGGTCATGGGGGGAACCAGCGTCGGCACTGGGGCACATCCAGCCCACCTCGTCCACAAAGTCGGTCAGCGTCTGCACCCGCAACGTCAACTCCTCTGGTTCTGGATTCAAGGTGATGCGGTCACAGGTGACCTCGATGGTGCCCAGGTAGAGGTATTCTCTCGTCTGCTCGCTACTTATCTTCAACAGGTTCCCTCCCTGGTCGCGTTACCATCAGTGTATCACCCTATAAGGTGACATCTGATAGAACGACACCGTGAGAGGCGGATTTAAGACCCTCTGGATGTGGAAAGTTTTCCCCCAGATGAGCAGCACATTCAGGAGATGCAGCGGCGGCTGGGGCAGCGCATCATGCAACTCCGTAAAGGGAGAGGATGGAGCCAGGACACGTTTGCCCACCTGGCAGGACTGAATAGGGCGTATCCAAACAAGATCGAAAAGGCCAAGGTAGACCTGAGGTTCAGCACCCTTGTGCGGATTGCCAACGTCTTCGACATGACGGTGGACAGCTTGCTGACGTTCGATTGGCACGCAGCGTCCGACCCAGGAAAAAGTAAATGACGTGGGCTGTCAGCGTCCCACTCTTTTCTTCATGACCCACGTCAGCCGCCCACCCTACGAACGCTGAGGTATTGCGCCACGACTCGTCTTCGCCTCTCCGGTTCTCGTGCGGTTTTCAGCAGCCTGTGTATCAGGGATTTGCTCCTGCTATTTCAGAGCGTCTCTTGCGCCTGACAGCGTTCGACACGCGGGGCGCGGGAGGTCTAAGGCGATTCTCTCCTTGCCCCTATCCCGTGGTCAGCAGGCGGGACTCTATGTGGCGTGGTACCGGCCTCACACGCGCACTTCCGGTCGGATGGGGAGCTGCTCGGCTCTAACCGGCTAGGTCATTGTGGCGCAGTTGTGGCACTCGGCATTCGTGCGCCGACTGTGAATGGAAAAAGCCCCGTGCTAGACGGGGCTTCTTTGGTGGGACGTGTAGGACTTGAACCTACAACCCGCTGATTAAAAGTCAGCTGCTCTACCGATTGAGCTAACGTCCCGGTCATTTCCCGCTGGGGCCGCGAAGCTTCAGCGGGAGTGAGTATACGGAGCCTTCCCGGAGGTGTCAACGCGGCCCGGAAGTCAGCGTTTCATCTGAGGCGGCATGGGGGGCATTTTGGGCGGCTTCATGCCTGGACCCAGCCCCTTGCCACCGCTCATGCGCTGGAGCATCTTCATCATGTCCTTCATCTGCTCGTGCATCTTCAGGAGGCGGTTGATGTCCTGCACGGTGTGGCCGCTGCCCG contains the following coding sequences:
- a CDS encoding helix-turn-helix transcriptional regulator, yielding MESFPPDEQHIQEMQRRLGQRIMQLRKGRGWSQDTFAHLAGLNRAYPNKIEKAKVDLRFSTLVRIANVFDMTVDSLLTFDWHAASDPGKSK